From the Desulfovibrio legallii genome, one window contains:
- a CDS encoding ABC transporter ATP-binding protein, with amino-acid sequence MDGPVAKAAPLLAVADLAAGYGRRAVLRGVSFSLRAGECAALLGPNGSGKTTLLRALSGVLAPQSGTVRLAGRSLAALRPRERARLAAVVPQRGPCPEDLTAREMVLLGRYAHLSPLGWYGPKDHQAADRALAATDTEGLARRRLRELSGGELQRVLLARALAQESPLLLLDELAAGLDLARMTELFDLLEARRAAGACVLMAVHDCNLAALYATRLLGLKDGRLAFDGPVRQVFTEENLSALYQTPVTVLPHPLWGLPQALAASARGPWAAVAPNGRTAVNSGAALSAAVCGRPRHGGPHDGHADGNG; translated from the coding sequence ATGGACGGGCCTGTTGCCAAGGCCGCGCCGCTGCTTGCGGTGGCGGACCTTGCGGCGGGCTACGGCCGCCGCGCCGTGCTGCGCGGGGTGAGCTTCAGCCTGCGGGCCGGGGAATGCGCGGCCCTGCTGGGCCCCAACGGCAGCGGCAAGACCACGCTGCTGCGCGCGCTTTCGGGCGTGCTGGCCCCGCAGAGCGGCACGGTGCGTCTGGCCGGGCGTTCTCTGGCGGCCCTGCGGCCCAGGGAACGGGCCCGCCTGGCGGCCGTGGTGCCACAGCGCGGCCCCTGCCCGGAAGATCTGACGGCCCGGGAAATGGTCCTCCTGGGACGCTACGCCCACCTTTCCCCCTTGGGCTGGTACGGCCCGAAGGACCATCAGGCGGCGGACCGCGCCTTGGCCGCCACGGATACGGAAGGTTTGGCCCGGCGGCGTCTGCGCGAGCTTTCCGGCGGCGAGCTGCAGCGGGTGCTGCTGGCCAGGGCGCTGGCCCAGGAAAGCCCCTTGCTGCTGCTGGACGAGCTGGCCGCGGGCCTGGACCTGGCCCGCATGACAGAACTTTTTGACCTGCTGGAAGCCCGCCGCGCCGCCGGGGCCTGCGTGCTCATGGCCGTGCACGACTGCAACCTGGCCGCCCTGTACGCCACGCGGCTGCTGGGCCTTAAGGATGGCCGCCTGGCCTTTGACGGCCCCGTGCGGCAGGTTTTTACCGAGGAGAATCTCAGTGCCCTCTACCAGACGCCCGTCACCGTGTTGCCCCACCCCCTGTGGGGCCTGCCCCAGGCCCTTGCGGCCAGCGCCCGCGGCCCTTGGGCCGCTGTCGCGCCCAACGGGCGTACTGCTGTTAACAGCGGCGCTGCTCTTTCTGCCGCTGTTTGCGGGCGGCCCCGCCACGGCGGGCCCCACGACGGGCATGCCGACGGCAACGGCTGA
- a CDS encoding FecCD family ABC transporter permease, with amino-acid sequence MTARHPSSALSAPHRVRRTAFAALAALWLFSLPLACLPGPAPYTARQVLAALAGLLGLAPLPGDNALILVVGDIRLARVALASLCGGALAVAGVALQGVLRNPLADPFTLGVSAGAAFGASLAIALGGRFAALFPGLESHPAALVAPAALAGALLALAGALWLGRGRGGWRKESVVLAGIAVAAFLGALVALVKALNEESVTSIVFWIMGSLQGRGWDSLPLLLATLLPGLLAVGLGWRALDVLALGDEQAAQLGLAVPRARFWLLAGASCMTAGCVAVAGVIGFVGLVVPHVLRLLLGGGHGPLLLGAFLGGGVLLVWADVLARCVLDGGQELPVGVVTALLGGPFFALLVRGR; translated from the coding sequence ATGACCGCACGGCATCCATCCTCCGCACTTTCCGCGCCGCACCGCGTCCGCCGCACGGCCTTTGCCGCCCTGGCGGCGCTCTGGCTTTTTTCGCTGCCCCTGGCCTGCCTGCCCGGCCCTGCGCCCTATACGGCGCGCCAGGTGCTGGCCGCCCTGGCCGGGCTGCTGGGCCTGGCCCCTTTGCCGGGCGACAACGCCCTCATCCTGGTGGTGGGGGACATCCGCCTGGCGCGGGTGGCGCTGGCCTCCCTCTGCGGCGGGGCCCTGGCCGTGGCGGGCGTGGCCTTGCAGGGCGTGCTGCGCAACCCCCTGGCCGATCCCTTTACCCTGGGCGTTTCCGCCGGGGCGGCCTTTGGGGCCAGCCTGGCCATTGCCCTGGGCGGACGCTTTGCGGCGCTTTTCCCCGGCCTGGAAAGCCACCCGGCCGCCCTGGTGGCCCCGGCGGCCCTGGCGGGAGCGCTGCTGGCCCTGGCCGGGGCCCTCTGGCTGGGGCGCGGACGCGGCGGCTGGCGTAAAGAAAGCGTCGTGCTGGCGGGCATTGCCGTGGCCGCCTTTCTGGGAGCGCTGGTGGCCCTGGTCAAGGCGCTCAATGAGGAGTCCGTCACCAGCATCGTTTTTTGGATCATGGGCTCGCTCCAGGGCCGGGGCTGGGACAGCCTGCCCCTGTTGCTGGCCACCCTGCTGCCGGGCCTGCTGGCCGTGGGCCTGGGCTGGCGGGCGCTGGACGTGCTGGCCCTGGGGGACGAGCAGGCCGCCCAGCTGGGCCTGGCCGTGCCCCGCGCGCGCTTCTGGCTCCTGGCCGGGGCCAGCTGCATGACGGCGGGCTGCGTGGCCGTGGCCGGGGTTATCGGTTTTGTGGGCCTGGTAGTGCCGCACGTTTTGCGGCTGCTGTTGGGCGGGGGGCACGGGCCGCTCCTGCTGGGAGCCTTTCTGGGCGGCGGCGTGCTGCTGGTCTGGGCCGACGTGCTGGCCCGCTGCGTGCTGGACGGCGGACAGGAACTGCCCGTGGGCGTGGTTACGGCCTTGCTGGGCGGCCCTTTTTTCGCCCTGCTGGTGCGGGGGCGCTGA
- a CDS encoding polyphenol oxidase family protein, whose translation MSTVNCIFFHFPGLPNVGCAFQTRSLPAPADPLTADADPLAGGNISHSVGADPDGTVRSRRALTELLRPQGAAAWAELHQVHGNALHFDPPAVPFAAAPALTDADLPEGDGLATDRPGLALCIKTADCQPILLAHQSGRHIAALHAGWRGNRCAFPADGARRFCEHYGLDPREVLAVRGPSLGPDNAQFVNFDQEWGPDYAPWLDAANHTMDLWSLTRRQLKDAGLLPRHIFGLDLCTMTNPQFFSYRRQRRCGRQASLIWIKA comes from the coding sequence GTGTCTACTGTAAACTGCATCTTTTTCCATTTCCCCGGGCTCCCCAACGTGGGCTGCGCCTTTCAGACCCGCAGCCTGCCCGCCCCCGCCGACCCCCTGACCGCCGACGCCGACCCTCTGGCCGGGGGCAACATCTCCCACAGCGTGGGAGCCGACCCCGATGGCACGGTCCGCAGCCGCCGCGCCCTGACGGAGCTGCTGCGCCCCCAGGGGGCCGCCGCCTGGGCCGAGCTGCACCAGGTGCACGGCAACGCGCTCCATTTTGATCCGCCCGCCGTTCCCTTTGCGGCAGCCCCCGCCCTGACCGACGCCGACCTGCCTGAAGGCGACGGCCTGGCCACGGACCGCCCCGGCCTGGCCCTCTGCATCAAAACCGCAGACTGCCAGCCCATCCTCCTGGCCCACCAGAGCGGCCGCCATATCGCCGCCCTGCACGCAGGCTGGCGCGGCAACCGCTGCGCCTTCCCCGCCGACGGCGCGCGCCGCTTCTGCGAGCACTACGGCCTCGACCCCCGCGAAGTCCTGGCCGTGCGCGGCCCCAGCCTGGGGCCGGACAACGCCCAGTTCGTCAACTTTGACCAGGAATGGGGCCCGGACTACGCCCCCTGGCTCGATGCGGCAAACCACACTATGGATCTCTGGAGCCTCACCCGCAGACAACTGAAGGACGCCGGGCTCCTCCCCCGCCACATCTTCGGGCTTGACCTCTGCACCATGACCAATCCGCAGTTCTTCTCCTACCGCCGCCAGCGACGCTGCGGCCGCCAGGCCAGTCTGATCTGGATAAAAGCCTGA
- a CDS encoding 5-formyltetrahydrofolate cyclo-ligase, translated as MPPSPPPPPASPASGPASEPTPRQGTATAKAALRQQYAALRRGLAPQEFQEYGRAAQLRLLASALWEDARSVALYVGVKNEAPTDLLLEAAWTAGRTLWLPRVRPDAPGYMDFVVCPEPAALRPGPFGLREPDPALPGLGPDALGTAFAPDLIVLPGLAFDRRGGRLGYGGGYYDRFLRRRPACPLLGLCFSFQVADALPLDPWDQRANYLCTERGLLCLL; from the coding sequence ATGCCCCCTTCCCCGCCTCCGCCGCCCGCCTCTCCGGCCTCCGGCCCCGCCTCCGAGCCGACCCCCAGGCAGGGCACGGCCACCGCCAAGGCCGCGCTGCGGCAGCAGTATGCCGCCCTGCGCCGCGGCCTTGCGCCGCAAGAGTTTCAGGAATACGGCCGGGCCGCGCAGTTGCGCCTCCTGGCCTCGGCCCTCTGGGAAGACGCCCGCTCCGTGGCCCTGTATGTGGGCGTAAAAAACGAGGCCCCCACAGATCTACTGCTGGAAGCGGCCTGGACCGCGGGCCGCACCCTCTGGCTGCCGCGCGTGCGGCCCGACGCGCCAGGATACATGGATTTTGTCGTCTGCCCAGAACCGGCGGCCCTGCGCCCTGGCCCCTTTGGCCTACGCGAGCCGGATCCGGCCCTGCCCGGCCTGGGGCCAGACGCCCTGGGCACGGCCTTTGCCCCGGACCTCATCGTCCTGCCCGGCCTGGCCTTTGACCGCCGGGGCGGCCGCCTGGGCTACGGCGGCGGCTATTACGACCGTTTTCTGCGCCGCCGCCCGGCCTGTCCTCTCCTGGGCCTGTGCTTCTCCTTCCAGGTGGCCGACGCCCTGCCCCTGGACCCCTGGGACCAAAGGGCAAACTACCTCTGCACGGAACGAGGCTTGCTGTGTCTACTGTAA
- a CDS encoding metallophosphoesterase family protein codes for MPSADSQDYLWVAVGDIHDEPARIAEIPELPQADGIIVTGDLTITGGVKQAEQVMNVLRAHNTTVWAQIGNMDRPEVDQWLSEMGWNLHAMTRALTPETAIFGVGASTFTPFGTPSEFPESAFAAWLDACWQKARTYAHTVLVSHNPPKDTACDVIPGGAHVGSTAVREFLEEAQPEICLCGHIHEARAMDRVGRTLVVNPGPLSLGGYVLLRSNAGQLSAELKLLES; via the coding sequence ATGCCAAGCGCCGACTCCCAGGATTATCTTTGGGTCGCCGTGGGCGATATCCACGACGAACCCGCCCGCATTGCCGAAATTCCGGAACTGCCTCAGGCCGACGGCATTATTGTGACCGGGGATCTTACCATTACCGGCGGCGTGAAACAGGCCGAGCAGGTCATGAACGTGCTGCGCGCCCACAATACGACGGTCTGGGCGCAGATCGGCAATATGGACCGGCCTGAGGTGGACCAGTGGCTGAGCGAAATGGGCTGGAACCTCCACGCCATGACCCGCGCGCTCACGCCGGAGACGGCCATTTTCGGCGTGGGGGCGTCTACGTTTACGCCCTTCGGCACGCCCAGCGAATTTCCGGAATCGGCCTTTGCCGCCTGGCTGGACGCCTGCTGGCAGAAAGCGCGGACCTACGCCCATACCGTGCTGGTGTCGCACAATCCCCCTAAGGACACGGCCTGCGACGTCATCCCCGGCGGCGCGCACGTGGGTTCCACGGCCGTGCGCGAATTTCTGGAGGAAGCCCAGCCGGAGATCTGTCTCTGCGGGCACATTCACGAGGCCAGGGCTATGGACCGCGTGGGCCGCACCCTGGTGGTCAATCCCGGCCCGCTTTCACTGGGGGGCTATGTGCTGCTGCGCTCCAACGCCGGGCAGCTTTCGGCGGAGCTCAAGTTGCTGGAAAGCTGA
- a CDS encoding Rne/Rng family ribonuclease, with amino-acid sequence MTADQDTPVAAPAASDTMDKETPKPRRRAAPRSRTTKSAQADVAPSAAAAPPSDGKAAASPKPAPRKRSGAKKSAAPEAAAAAAPPETSASPIAASPDAASKHPAAALPSATGEDAPKKRRTTRAAASRKKAPAAAAGEAATSAAALTPEAPVAEENPAAPKATASAKTSGQTSAKTSGRSRSASAGKTSGRSAAGRKSRAAAPAVATATPEAAQSAAQSMGKSGEQSSRRSGPAAAQPAASAATTAPEPGAAPLPGLERKEIAARPAQPALASAAPTPALTEAAPAAAPAVRVAAAVPAVEGPTIIPTAAGGEGAAAEAAPEAEGENAAEAPRRKNRRGRRGGRGRNRKKEQNGQENGAAAAADNAQEPEEPAESDTPASGATAAVQATAAVQATARPATGRGAAQNKRRMFISVLPGEQVEVALAENGQVLEYYLDMLHQRKIKGNIYKGVIHNIDTNLQAAFVSYGTGKNGFLQIDEVHPEYWLSHHEPAKGKKFPPIQKVLKAGQEVLVQVVKEPTGSKGAFLTTWISLAGRFLVLTPGQEQIGISRKVEDDDERARLRELMNGIDPGQNLGVIVRTVSAGTTKTTLRNDLQYLKRVWRDIRKKGTEVTAPSLVYQEPGLSERAVRDYLTDDVGEIWVDSEEVAQSIRETVSLLFPRKKDLVHLYADVRTPMWDRFNLRRQLDQIYTREVQLPSGGRLVFDQTEALMAIDINSGKISGKGNFEAMAHKTNMEAAETIARHLRLRDIGGQVVIDFIEMREKKHVLEVEKTLRAAMKNDRARHDVGRMSSFGLLELVRQRTGSSALSITMEPCPACGGTGQRRNLEWQALQALGDLRRLLRAENKDKCVYTAPAELALYLLNHKRDALRELEQDFGKCLEILVRP; translated from the coding sequence ATGACCGCAGATCAGGACACCCCCGTGGCCGCACCGGCAGCCTCGGACACAATGGATAAGGAAACCCCCAAGCCCCGTCGACGCGCCGCCCCCCGCAGCAGAACAACAAAATCCGCCCAGGCCGACGTTGCGCCTTCCGCCGCGGCTGCGCCCCCCTCGGACGGCAAGGCCGCCGCAAGCCCCAAACCCGCTCCCCGCAAACGCTCCGGCGCTAAAAAAAGCGCTGCGCCTGAGGCGGCCGCCGCAGCCGCGCCGCCCGAAACTTCCGCTTCCCCAATTGCTGCATCCCCCGATGCTGCGTCCAAACATCCCGCAGCCGCGCTGCCCTCCGCAACCGGGGAAGATGCCCCCAAGAAGCGCCGCACAACGCGTGCAGCCGCAAGCCGTAAAAAAGCCCCGGCCGCAGCGGCAGGGGAGGCGGCCACCAGCGCTGCGGCCCTGACGCCGGAAGCGCCCGTTGCGGAGGAAAATCCCGCAGCACCCAAGGCAACCGCATCCGCCAAAACCTCCGGCCAGACTTCCGCCAAAACTTCCGGCCGAAGCCGCAGCGCGTCAGCCGGCAAAACCTCCGGTCGCAGCGCAGCAGGCCGCAAATCCCGCGCCGCCGCGCCCGCAGTCGCCACGGCGACGCCGGAAGCCGCACAATCCGCGGCGCAGTCCATGGGCAAGTCCGGGGAGCAATCCTCCCGGCGGTCCGGCCCCGCTGCGGCACAGCCCGCCGCGTCTGCCGCGACGACGGCTCCGGAGCCCGGCGCAGCCCCGTTGCCCGGCCTTGAGCGGAAGGAAATTGCCGCGCGTCCGGCGCAGCCTGCGCTTGCCTCTGCCGCGCCGACGCCTGCCTTGACGGAAGCCGCGCCTGCGGCCGCGCCCGCTGTGCGGGTTGCCGCGGCCGTGCCCGCGGTGGAGGGCCCGACCATAATCCCCACGGCAGCCGGCGGCGAAGGCGCCGCTGCGGAAGCCGCCCCGGAGGCGGAAGGGGAAAACGCCGCCGAAGCCCCCCGGCGCAAGAATCGGCGTGGGCGGCGCGGCGGCCGCGGCCGCAACCGCAAAAAAGAACAGAATGGTCAGGAGAACGGCGCGGCGGCTGCCGCTGACAACGCCCAGGAGCCGGAGGAACCCGCCGAAAGCGATACCCCCGCAAGCGGGGCCACGGCCGCCGTCCAGGCCACGGCCGCCGTCCAGGCCACGGCCCGGCCCGCCACCGGGCGCGGTGCGGCCCAGAACAAGCGCCGCATGTTCATCAGCGTGCTGCCCGGCGAACAGGTGGAGGTGGCCCTGGCCGAGAACGGCCAGGTGCTGGAATACTACCTGGACATGCTGCACCAGCGCAAAATCAAGGGCAACATTTACAAAGGGGTCATCCACAATATCGATACCAACCTGCAGGCCGCCTTCGTCAGCTACGGCACGGGCAAGAACGGCTTTCTGCAGATCGATGAGGTGCATCCCGAATACTGGCTGAGCCACCACGAACCGGCCAAGGGCAAGAAGTTTCCGCCCATCCAGAAGGTGCTCAAGGCCGGGCAGGAAGTGTTGGTGCAGGTGGTCAAGGAACCCACGGGCAGCAAAGGCGCGTTTCTGACCACCTGGATTTCATTGGCCGGGCGTTTTCTGGTGCTGACGCCGGGGCAGGAGCAGATCGGCATCTCGCGCAAGGTAGAGGACGACGACGAGCGCGCCCGCCTGCGCGAGCTCATGAACGGCATTGACCCCGGCCAGAACCTGGGCGTCATTGTGCGTACGGTGAGCGCTGGCACCACCAAGACCACCCTGCGCAACGACCTGCAATATCTGAAGCGCGTCTGGCGCGACATCCGCAAAAAAGGCACAGAGGTCACGGCCCCGTCCCTGGTCTACCAGGAGCCGGGCCTTTCCGAACGCGCCGTGCGCGACTACCTTACCGACGACGTGGGCGAAATCTGGGTGGATAGCGAGGAAGTGGCCCAGAGCATTCGGGAAACCGTGAGCCTGCTCTTTCCCCGCAAGAAGGATCTGGTGCACCTCTATGCGGACGTGCGCACGCCCATGTGGGACCGCTTTAACCTGCGGCGGCAACTGGACCAGATCTACACCCGCGAGGTGCAGCTGCCTTCGGGGGGCCGGCTGGTGTTTGACCAGACCGAGGCCCTCATGGCCATTGACATCAATTCGGGCAAAATTTCCGGCAAGGGCAATTTTGAGGCCATGGCCCACAAGACCAACATGGAGGCGGCCGAGACCATTGCCCGGCACCTCAGGCTGCGCGACATCGGCGGCCAGGTGGTCATCGACTTCATTGAAATGCGCGAGAAAAAGCATGTGCTGGAAGTGGAAAAAACCCTGCGCGCGGCCATGAAGAACGACCGCGCCCGGCACGACGTGGGGCGCATGAGCTCCTTCGGCCTGCTGGAGCTGGTGCGCCAGCGCACAGGCTCCTCGGCCCTTTCCATCACTATGGAGCCTTGCCCGGCCTGCGGCGGTACCGGCCAGCGCCGTAACCTGGAGTGGCAGGCCCTGCAGGCCCTGGGCGATTTGCGGCGGCTGCTGCGCGCCGAAAACAAGGACAAATGCGTTTACACAGCCCCGGCCGAGCTGGCTCTGTATCTGCTGAACCACAAGCGCGACGCCCTGCGCGAACTGGAGCAGGATTTCGGCAAATGTCTGGAAATACTGGTGCGCCCCTAA
- a CDS encoding epoxyqueuosine reductase QueH: MHVCCGPCAVMPLLRLRDEGYAVTAWFMNPNIHPLTEYLRRREAAGECAARLGVPIIYADAAWNVTAWLRAVAGRDAPPERCAWCCASRLEAAFAAARELGCAWVSSSLLYSRYQPHAAIKAAGERLGAAGGPGFVYRDFREDWQEGIDRSKEMELYRQPYCGCIYSEAERYGKRLARLCAER, translated from the coding sequence CTGCACGTCTGCTGTGGGCCGTGCGCCGTCATGCCTCTGCTGCGCCTGCGGGACGAGGGCTATGCCGTCACGGCCTGGTTCATGAATCCCAATATCCACCCGCTGACGGAATACCTGCGCCGCCGCGAGGCCGCCGGAGAATGCGCCGCCAGGCTGGGCGTGCCCATAATCTATGCGGACGCGGCCTGGAACGTGACGGCTTGGCTGCGGGCCGTGGCCGGAAGGGACGCCCCGCCGGAGCGCTGCGCCTGGTGTTGCGCCAGCCGTCTGGAAGCGGCCTTTGCCGCCGCCAGGGAGCTGGGCTGCGCCTGGGTGAGCAGCAGCCTGCTCTATTCGCGCTACCAGCCGCACGCGGCCATCAAGGCCGCCGGCGAGCGCCTGGGGGCCGCCGGAGGGCCGGGATTCGTCTACCGCGACTTTCGCGAGGACTGGCAGGAGGGCATTGACCGCTCCAAAGAAATGGAACTTTACCGCCAGCCCTATTGCGGCTGCATCTACAGCGAGGCTGAACGCTACGGCAAGCGCCTGGCCCGCCTTTGCGCGGAGCGATAA
- a CDS encoding virulence RhuM family protein, which translates to MPNLPQQSQFLIYQTEDGRVKIDVRFEDESVWLTQQMMADLFQTSKQNVSHHIKSIFDEGELSPEATVKKYLTVQQEGARQVQRQLEYYSLDMIISVGYRVKSHVATRFRIWATQQLREFITKGFVLDDERLKNPDQPFDYFEELLRRIQDIRTSERRFYQKITDIYATSVDYDPTTEESITFFKTVQNKLHWAVTGMTAAELIHSRADSTKPYMGLTTWRGAKVRKQDVGIAKNYLSEEELLALNNLVEQYLLFAERQARLRNPMAMTDWIAKLDAFLTLNEGNILTHAGRISHDLAIAHAEQEYDKFHKQRQLEVGKKESDFDKAIKALTDGKNEAGSPVVQPRPKKNFKKF; encoded by the coding sequence GTGCCTAACCTCCCCCAACAAAGTCAATTTTTGATTTACCAGACCGAAGACGGTCGGGTAAAAATCGACGTCAGGTTTGAGGATGAATCCGTCTGGTTAACTCAGCAGATGATGGCGGACTTGTTTCAAACCTCTAAACAAAATGTAAGCCACCACATTAAAAGTATTTTTGATGAGGGAGAGCTTTCCCCGGAAGCAACTGTCAAAAAATATTTGACAGTTCAACAGGAGGGTGCGCGGCAGGTTCAGCGTCAGTTGGAATACTATAGCCTCGACATGATCATCTCTGTTGGCTACCGCGTAAAGAGTCACGTTGCCACCCGCTTTCGCATCTGGGCCACGCAGCAGCTTCGGGAGTTTATCACCAAAGGCTTTGTGCTGGATGACGAGCGTCTGAAAAACCCCGATCAACCTTTTGATTATTTTGAAGAACTGCTTCGGCGCATACAGGATATCCGCACGTCCGAACGGCGCTTCTATCAAAAAATCACCGATATTTACGCCACCAGTGTGGATTATGACCCCACCACGGAAGAAAGCATCACTTTCTTTAAAACCGTCCAGAACAAGCTGCATTGGGCCGTGACCGGCATGACGGCGGCGGAACTCATTCATAGCCGAGCGGACAGCACCAAACCGTACATGGGCCTAACTACATGGCGTGGTGCCAAAGTCCGCAAGCAGGATGTCGGCATCGCCAAGAACTATCTCAGCGAGGAAGAACTCTTGGCGCTCAACAATCTGGTGGAGCAATACCTGCTCTTTGCCGAAAGGCAGGCTCGTTTGCGCAACCCGATGGCCATGACTGACTGGATAGCCAAGCTGGACGCCTTCCTTACGCTCAACGAGGGCAACATTCTCACTCACGCCGGGAGAATTTCGCACGATCTGGCCATTGCCCATGCGGAACAGGAATATGATAAGTTTCATAAGCAGCGACAGCTTGAAGTCGGGAAAAAGGAAAGTGATTTTGATAAGGCCATAAAAGCGTTGACTGACGGGAAGAATGAAGCAGGTAGTCCTGTTGTCCAGCCTCGTCCCAAAAAAAATTTTAAGAAATTTTGA
- a CDS encoding ImmA/IrrE family metallo-endopeptidase, whose translation MANPAAKARWVLETKEVTGVPALALHGIAKQEGIRYLYRPLPNDPKLSGELIYKNEQKGILINTHINSPRRHTFTFAHELGHYFLEHRPEYVRDGVTGFWCSIEDVTYGKRQKEQEANAFAVELLMPESQFRPSMAGAPFDFTLIRTLAREYQVSKQACGYRILELTQTSCAILHSDHGRITMQRTSRAARGALRQLTHIPQGTAAHAAIQQQCGQADFTECDPAKWLARYTSLTRLSECTRGKFENGVAMTLLRWS comes from the coding sequence ATGGCTAACCCTGCGGCCAAAGCGCGGTGGGTTCTAGAAACCAAAGAGGTGACCGGAGTCCCTGCTTTAGCTCTGCACGGCATAGCCAAACAGGAAGGCATCCGCTACCTGTACCGCCCGTTGCCCAACGACCCGAAATTGAGCGGAGAGCTGATTTATAAAAACGAGCAAAAAGGAATTTTGATCAATACCCACATTAATAGCCCCCGGCGGCATACGTTCACGTTTGCTCACGAGCTTGGTCACTATTTTCTGGAGCATAGGCCCGAATATGTGCGGGACGGCGTCACCGGCTTCTGGTGCTCTATTGAGGACGTGACATACGGAAAACGGCAAAAAGAGCAAGAAGCCAACGCCTTTGCCGTGGAACTGCTCATGCCGGAAAGCCAGTTCCGCCCTTCAATGGCTGGCGCTCCCTTTGACTTCACACTTATACGCACCTTAGCTCGTGAGTATCAGGTATCGAAACAAGCCTGTGGGTATCGTATCCTTGAACTCACGCAAACGTCTTGCGCCATCCTTCATTCTGACCATGGTCGAATCACCATGCAAAGGACTTCCCGCGCTGCGCGAGGGGCTTTACGCCAGTTGACGCATATCCCGCAAGGCACGGCAGCCCACGCCGCCATCCAGCAACAATGTGGGCAAGCTGATTTCACAGAATGCGATCCGGCAAAATGGTTGGCGCGATACACGTCGCTCACACGACTCTCCGAATGCACACGCGGTAAATTTGAGAATGGCGTGGCAATGACGCTGTTACGCTGGTCTTGA